One window of the Podospora pseudocomata strain CBS 415.72m chromosome 7, whole genome shotgun sequence genome contains the following:
- a CDS encoding hypothetical protein (EggNog:ENOG503P6JY; COG:J) has protein sequence MLYETIGIVRSGHLPEVKELVLTAGKIILQQGGVIRDIRNWGTFSLPQAISRGQQRHTKGHYFIMRYDCGIKANEQVRKTLALDVRVIRSANVKLGNGKLETLSKFGEIRWDKLEGEV, from the exons ATGTTGTACGAGACAATCGGCATT GTCCGCTCCGGGCACCTCCCCGAAGTAAAAGAGCTGGTCCTCACGGCCGGCAAGATCATCCTCCAGCAGGGGGGTGTCATCCGCGACATCCGCAACTGGggcaccttctccctcccccaggCCATCTCCCGCGGCCAGCAGCGCCACACAAAGGGCCACTACTTCATCATGCGCTACGACTGCGgcatcaaggccaacgagCAGGTCCGCAAGACGCTCGCCCTCGATGTGCGCGTCATCCGGTCCGCCAACGTCAAGCTCGGCAACGGCAAGCTCGAGACGCTGAGCAAGTTTGGCGAGATTCGGTGGGATaagctggagggggaggtgtaA
- a CDS encoding hypothetical protein (EggNog:ENOG503NYPI; COG:S) has protein sequence MSAAAHPNGHGNAHLPLASQATALAPAYQSMSEEIYQEVCRSMMASLDRVRQEDMRNFRDLHAAHKAALEQEQMDYTQQFFQLQKEMTALTKEGAAADADISKLEELLLQARNKRQEVASKILFTQKKVTDVQSLQHRKHAELQALAKKHEQDLKDKETRWQQIHQDRLTLLESKKPSSLRQAQDQNLTGLDQAMADDATTASSPMQSLRAPQLAPGVSHQSTGSGGMFMGGPVQPPSLKAPTDNGPLESQGLSVSKRIGAPVLEAPTLPRNHDAEEQRLEGASRPAASQKTPILQAPAGYHAPFAQPQHFPPPNPNASSGALVSVSPTVVPSVETPDQQTDPTVSEMQNVTSTESLNVQVPEEQATPVTVAALNGATDIPTPLQTSEEGPEADVSSKEGTEGKAVDLGAPAPAEVFSAHTEGWDVETRDAAPPQAATETTTVLGQENAGPTVFKSPDQVETREAASQRADVEMSGIQITAKQSEVSPPTQIMDATTSKLGADSANVDNGSPALADTADSPLSDLSSIPSPPSDTFTHEGSPPRQPPNVSDGKLCVYDEDGRLVGQVRRLTHTTSSNIEKIAAFPLKRHVQIRSGRKFTSEDLDRVYHVSDVKGTKWTSCYIQATGNIQGQPCNTCAKHNGPYEECIILDADDSFPKCGNCEWNRQACVGASLRPKTASAPGPAPAVAPASALESTPATISTAISKPSFGSNFTAINSPSGDQQDSASAKDTADAAQNQAVPPVKKAGRKSLPTSRVQLPSHPGTPHAGSPEPHEPSRASLPEITKENLCLKDDGVVYTEPPFMAGVPLAKISPDHPYWEQDWDSDIASHVRKELEKWTTKFQEMDSQGIKDHRKYEAQRQINRGQLTLKFLEEGELHPYQLVGKAWMDTKKIIKYNTLYRLASTLMEDLPKMDLGMTPAEWMRHRLYEIYQEQGPHFNLASTVASFYHDPKHAQVRAKNGIVSVGRPHKSATKPKTQTPGQEDNGSKLTPKALKRKEPHATPKAAPVPPKQEDAEPEPEPQQLQPQQPEPRPRSSPRKPAGLDHKPRPRSRSGNPPSAPIADSDDEGMPLIRAAHATPPLPQAKKRIRVTSTVDPSNTPDLYYHGFTDVDSCSDDRLEQIDWRVNQIKTAEVSTNPGVTQYWHWVDDAHPGYCEHQVLKQLRPPKWAVFKEPYNFHLRTVDCEEIVYGPGSHRVIIRRKAHLQPKKGDMLAEFKRDRTKKRFLEFMHQRGVRIVRSNKEYVDGAWENLKPAFDMPGQDRDSD, from the exons ATGTCCGCCGCTGCCCACCCTAACGGCCATGGCAACGCACATCTTCCTCTGGCCAGCCAGGCCACTGCACTCGCTCCTGCTTACCAAAGCATGTCCGAAGAGATTTATCAAGAGGTCTGCAGGAGCATGATGGCCTCATTAGACCGTGTCCGCCAAGAGGACATGCGCAACTTCCGAGATCTCCATGCCGCCCACAAAGCCGCCCTTGAACAGGAACAGATGGACTACACCCAACAGTTCTTCCAGCTTCAGAAAGAAATGACGGCCCTCACCAAAGAAGGAGCGGCCGCCGATGCCGACATCTCGAAGCTAGAGGAACTTCTTTTGCAAGCCCGGAATAAGAGGCAAGAGGTGGCGAGCAAGATCTTATTCACCCAAAAAAAGGTTACCGATGTCCAGTCCTTGCAACACCGCAAACACGCTGAGCTTCAGGCACTCGCCAAGAAGCACGAGCAGGATCTGAAGGATAAGGAGACGAGGTGGCAGCAGATTCACCAAGACCGGCTGACTCTATTAGAAAGCAAAAAACCTTCCTCCCTTCGACAAGCCCAAGATCAAAATTTGACAGGGCTAGACCAGGCCATGGCTGATGATGCCACGACTGCCTCATCGCCCATGCAAAGTTTGAGGGCACCACAACTCGCCCCTGGGGTTTCACATCAATCCACGGGATCAGGGGGCATGTTCATGGGCGGGCCTGTTCAGCCTCCATCTCTCAAAGCGCCCACAGATAATGGTCCTCTTGAGTCACAGGGTCTCTCAGTCTCTAAAAGGATAGGCGCTCCAGTGTTAGAGGCGCCAACACTTCCAAGGAATCACGACGCCGAGGAGCAGCGTCTCGAAGGCGCTTCCCGTCCTGCAGCAAGTCAAAAAACCCCAATTCTTCAGGCACCAGCAGGCTACCATGCGCCATTtgctcaacctcaacattTTCCACCGCCAAACCCGAACGCTTCTTCGGGTGCGCTCGTCTCCGTCTCCCCAACTGTTGTTCCGAGCGTTGAGACCCCCGATCAACAGACAGATCCAACTGTGTCCGAGATGCAGAATGTAACTAGTACAGAATCACTTAATGTACAAGTACCGGAAGAGCAAGCCACACCAGTCACCGTCGCCGCCCTCAACGGAGCAACCGATATTCCGACCCCTTTGCAAACCTCCGAAGAGGGTCCCGAGGCAGACGTCTCATCCAAGGAGGGGACAGAGGGCAAAGCCGTCGATCTGGGAGCCCCCGCCCCGGCGGAGGTTTTCTCCGCACATACTGAAGGCTGGGACGTCGAAACGAGAGATGCTGCCCCCCCTCAGGCTGCCACCGAGACGACTACAGTTCTGGGCCAAGAGAATGCCGGACCTACCGTCTTCAAGTCTCCTGATCAAGTGGAGACTCGAGAGGCAGCATCTCAAAGAGCAGACGTGGAAATGTCAGGCATTCAGATCACGGCGAAGCAGTCCGAGGTGTCACCGCCTACACAGATAATGGATGCTACGACCTCCAAACTTGGTGCTGACTCGGCGAATGTCGATAACGGGTCTCCGGCTCTAGCAGATACTGCTGATTCGCCCCTTTCTGATCTTAGTTCGatcccatcaccgccatccgACACATTTACACACGAAGGTAGCCCACCTAGACAGCCGCCTAATGTGTCGGACGGCAAGTTGTGCGTTTATGATGAGGACGGCAGACTGGTGGGACAAGTACGTCGTCTGACccacaccacctcttccaacaTCGAAAAGATAGCGGCATTTCCGCTCAAGCGCCATGTTCAAATTCGTTCTGGCCGCAAGTTTACCTCGGAGGATTTGGATAGGGTATACCACGTCAGTGATGTTAAAGGGACAAAATGGACGAGTTGTTATATCCAAGCCACTGGGAATATTCAAGGTCAGCCCTGCAATACCTGCGCGAAGCACAATGGGCCGTATGAAGAGTGCATCATTTTGGATGCTGACGATAGCTTTCCAAAATGTGGCAACTGCGAGTGGAATCGGCAAGCCTGCGTGGGTGCCTCTTTGCGGCCCAAAACAGCGTCGGCCCCAGGCCCTGCTCCGGCGGTGGCTCCGGCTTCAGCTCTAGAATCAACACCGGCAACAATATCGACTGCCATCAGCAAACCCTCCTTCGGTTCCAATTTCACCGCTATAAACAGCCCATCAGGGGACCAGCAAGACAGCGCTTCTGCCAAGGATACAGCCGATGCCGCCCAAAATCAAGCCGTGCCTCCCGTCAAGAAGGCCGGCCGAAAATCATTGCCCACCTCACGTGTACAGTTGCCCTCTCATCCAGGTACCCCACATGCAGGCTCGCCTGAACCGCATGAACCAAGTCGTGCGTCCCTTCCGGAGATCACCAAGGAAAACCTTTGTCTGAAAGATGACGGCGTGGTGTACACGGAACCTCCGTTTATGGCTGGTGTGCCACTGGCCAAAATATCTCCCGATCATCCGTATTGGGAGCAAGACTGGGATTCTGATATTGCCTCTCACGTTCGAAAGGAGCTTGAAAAGTGGACCACCAAATTTCAGGAGATGGACAGTCAGGGAATCAAGGACCACCGGAAATATGAAGCTCAGCGACAGATCAATAGGGGCCAACTGACACTCAAGTTTCTAGAGGAGGGCGAACTACATCCCTACCAGCTTGTTGGAAAGGCGTGGATGGACACCAAAAAGATTATCAAGTACAACACTCTATACCGCCTGGCGAGCACTTTGATGGAGGACCTCCCCAAAATGGACCTTGGCATGACACCGGCTGAATGGATGCGTCACAGGCTTTACGAGATTTATCAGGAGCAGGGCCCCCATTTCAACTTGGCTTCGACAGTAGCTAGTTTCTACCACGACCCCAAGCACGCCCAGGTCCGGGCCAAGAATGGAATTGTCAGTGTTGGTCGCCCGCACAAGTCAGCAACCAAGCCTAAAACTCAGACTCCTGGGCAGGAGGACAACGGTTCAAAACTTACGCCGAAGGCGTTGAAGCGGAAGGAACCACACGCAACGCCCAAGGCAGCGCCAGTTCCGCCCAAACAGGAGGATGCAGAACCCGAACCTGAACCGCAGCAACTtcagccgcagcagccggAGCCTCGCCCACGTTCATCCCCTCGAAAGCCAGCAGGACTTGATCACAAACCAAGGCCACGTTCGCGATCTGGGAACCCCCCTTCTGCTCCTATAGCCGACTCGGACGACGAGGGCATGCCTCTAATCCGGGCAGCCCATGCCACCCCGCCGCTGCCGCAGGCAAAGAAAAGGATCCGCGTTACGTCCACTGTAGATCCAAGCAACACGCCGGACCTCTACTACCACGGATTCACCGATGTAGACTCTTGCTCCGATGACCGGCTCGAGCAGATTGACTGGCGGGTGAATCAAATCAAGACGGCCGAGGTATCGACGAATCCGGGGGTGACTCAGTACTGGCACTGGGTGGACGACGCGCACCCCGGCTACTGCGAACACCAAGTGCTCAAACAGCTCCGCCCCCCCAAGTGGGCCGTGTTCAAGGAGCCGTACAACTTCCATCTCCGGACTGTGGACTGCGAGGAGATTGTCTACGGCCCAGGCAGCCACAGGGTGATCATTCGGCGCAAGGCGCATCTGCAACCCAAAAAGGGAGACATGCTCGCCGAGTTCAAGCGTGATCGGACAAAGAAGAGATTTTTGGAGTTTATGCACcagaggggggtgaggatcGTGAGGAGTAATAA GGAATATGTCGACGGTGCGTGGGAGAACTTGAAGCCAGCCTTTGACATGCCCGGCCAAGACCGCGATTCGGACTAG
- the DCN1 gene encoding Scaffold-type E3 ligase (COG:S; EggNog:ENOG503P262), with translation MGTSRRHEGNSGRSVLRTLFASCFHKRPGQPPPKAPPSEGATETDSGDSSLHSLPVPTINSNPKPAPQLSIREAPPNTTIKPPDIIMPKAPKKSKSATKKAAPDLSAKGAKSKSKDRSPLKFVFVYAAQSAHALLNRTADLESFCSRYFSAHDGASSAKQQEADARKKQLEAIFDDFETDEDKNDNHDSGDPALGADSSMRYLEAVGANPADYSLLVVCEIVKATTIGEITKEGFVEGWSEVIETLDASVKPDLATQKRYVQSRMKQVSHDPAYYKKLYQYAFIVGKTNKAMAMDTACAMWEMLFDAGIGHEWKTANVNWLESWSEYLQEKFYVPPPNPDAAEEGKWTRTVSKDLWNQTLVFVNKTLEDESLGFWSEEQAWPGIIDDFVVWCREKGIVAPKAKDDMDVDE, from the exons ATGGGCACTAGCCGCAGGCACGAAGGCAACAGCGGGCGCAGTGTGCTCCGCACCCTGTTTGCCTCGTGCTTTCACAAACGACCAGGgcaacctccaccaaaggCGCCGCCTAGTGAGGGAGCGACCGAGACTGACAGCGGCGACTCATCACTGCATTCTCTCCCGGTCCCTACTATTAATTCCAATCCAAAACCTGCACCACAGCTCTCCATTAGAGAAGccccacccaacaccaccatcaagccTCCAGACATCATCATGCCCAAGGCACCGAAAAAGTCAAAGTCTGCCACCAAGAAGGCCGCCCCCGATCTGTCGGCCAAGGGGGCAAAGTCCAAGTCGAAAGACAGGTCGCCACTCAAGTTCGTTTTTGTTTATGCAGCGCAGTCCGCACATGCACTCTTGAATAGAACCGCTGACCTCGAATCTTTCTGCTCTAGATACTTTTCTGCCCATGATGGAGCTTCGAGTGcgaagcagcaggaggcAGACGCGCGAAAGAAGCAGTTAGAAGCCATCTTTGATGATTTCGAGACTG ACGAGGACAAGAATGACAACCACGATAGCGGGGACCCGGCCCTGGGGGCAGATTCATCTATGCGCTACCTCGAGGCTGTGGGCGCCAACCCTGCCGATTACAGCCTGCTTGTGGTGTGTGAAATCGTCAAGGCCACGACCATTGGAGAAATTACCAAGGAAGGCTTTGTGGAGGGCTGGAGCGAGGTGATCGAAACTCTCGACGCCAGCGTCAAACCCGACCTGGCAACCCAAAAACGCTATGTCCAATCTCGGATGAAGCAGGTCTCCCACGACCCAGCCTATTACAAGAAGCTGTACCAGTACGCCTTTATTGTTGGGAAAACTAACAAGGCCATGGCCATGGACACGGCTTGCGCTATGTGGGAGATGCTTTTCGACGCCGGCATTGGGCACGAGTGGAAGACTGCCAATGTCAACTGGTTGGAGTCGTGGTCAGAGTACCTGCAGGAGAAGTTTTACGTTCCGCCACCAAATCCCGACGCGGCCGAAGAAGGAAAGTGGACACGCACCGTGAGCAAGGACTTGTGGAACCAGACATTGGTGTTCGTCAACAAGACGCTCGAGGATGAGTCCCTTGGTTTCTGGTCCGAGGAGCAAGCTTGGCCAGGCATCATCGACGACTTTGTGGTCTGGTgccgggagaaggggattgtggctcccaaggccaaggacgACATGGACGTGGACGAGTAG
- the CHS7 gene encoding Chitin synthase, class 7 (COG:U; EggNog:ENOG503NWFG), which produces MTIGDFTSICRMAPLPLCSSVGPITSIASGVGIEPDCFSRNIELANTIIFQGAASAMHIVALIMTVTMILHVRGKFTAVGRKEITSFFYLYMLLTFLSLCIDAGVIPPGSAPYPYFVAVQAGLTSALVTCLLINGFVGFQLYEDGTPLSLWMMRLCSAAAFVISFLVALATFMTWAGLGPTNTIGLFVVLYLLNAIQLFVYVVLQIILVTRTLQDRWPLGDIAFGVFFFVIGQVILYAFSRPICNSVSHYMDGLFFATTCNLLAVMMVYKYWDSITKEDLEFSVGTRMNNWEVKELMGPSPEDDLQQRRATQIYHDDPYGQSSAYDSHPNQHYSSSPNRLSRYQ; this is translated from the exons ATGACTATTGGGGACTTCACCAGCATCTGCCGCATGGCACCGCTGCCACTATGCTCCTCAGTCGGCCCAATAACCTCCATCGCAAGCGGCGTGGGCATCGAACCTGACTGTTTCTCACGGAATATTGAGCTGGCAAATACCATCATTTTCCAAGGCGCCGCCAGCGCCATGCACATTGTTGCCTTGATCATGACTGTAACCATGATCCTGCACGTTCGGGGAAAATTCACGGCAGTTG gtcggaaagaaaTTACGAGCTTCTTCTACCTCTACATgctcctcaccttcctctccctctgcatTGACGCGGGTGTGATACCCCCAGGATCGGCACCGTACCCCTACTTCGTCGCTGTTCAGGCCGGTCTCACGTCGGCTTTGGTGACATGTCTCTTGATCAATGGCTTCGTCGGATTTCAATTATACGAGGATGGGACACCGCTCTCGCTCTGGATGATGCGCCTCTGCTCTGCCGCTGCCTTTGTCATCTCGTTCCTGGTGGCGCTCGCAACTTTCATGACGTGGGCTGGTCTTGgtcccaccaacaccatcggCTTGTTTGTGGTGCTCTACCTTCTCAACGCCATCCAACTCTTCGTCTACGTGGTTCTGCAAATCATTCTCGTCACTCGGACGCTTCAGGACCGGTGGCCCCTGGGCGATATTGCGTTtggcgtcttcttcttcgtcattgGCCAGGTCATTCTCTATGCCTTCAGTAGGCCGATTTGCAATTCTGTCAGTCACTATATGGATGGACTGTTCTTTGCGACAACGTGCAATCTTTTGGCGGTCATGATGGTGTACAAGTATTGGGATTCCATCACTAAGGAAGACCTGGAGTTCTCGGTGGGCACGAGAATGAACAACTGGGAGGTCAAGGAGTTGATGGGACCCTCGCCCGAAGACGACCTGCAGCAACGTCGGGCCACACAAATTTACCACGACGATCCATATGGCCAGTCGAGTGCCTATGATTCTCATCCGAACCAGCACTATTCGTCTAGTCCGAACAGGCTCTCCCGGTACCAATAG